The following proteins are co-located in the Bacteroidales bacterium genome:
- a CDS encoding helix-turn-helix domain-containing protein: protein MSNPFDVLEARLSNIENLLLDIKHPAKSPEAVPDRITLIEACELTNQSKSQVYKLTMLNEIPFQKYGKRLVFSRKSLLAWMEKRTISAPEAGDVMTDRLAKSAKKHLKK, encoded by the coding sequence ATGTCAAATCCATTCGATGTACTTGAAGCAAGACTATCTAACATAGAAAATCTATTGTTAGACATTAAACACCCTGCAAAAAGCCCCGAAGCCGTCCCGGACCGGATTACCCTTATTGAGGCTTGCGAACTTACAAATCAATCCAAAAGTCAGGTCTATAAATTAACCATGCTGAATGAGATTCCATTTCAAAAGTATGGGAAAAGACTTGTTTTTAGTCGTAAAAGTCTTTTGGCATGGATGGAAAAACGTACCATTTCCGCACCTGAAGCCGGGGACGTGATGACAGACAGGCTTGCAAAGTCTGCAAAAAAGCACCTTAAAAAGTGA
- a CDS encoding DUF3800 domain-containing protein, with the protein MYFCYVDESGTSDLTDNSTHFVLVGISIPVWEWKKCEGDIISIKAKHDLANKEIHTAWILREYREQLLIPGFKRMSNTRRRSEVETVRKANLHALRTNPKKAKSLSQTKKNYLHTQDYIHLTLEERQAFIKEIAVTIGTWNFARLFAECIDKIKWDENRAKQTIDEQSFEQIVSRFEKYLKNLSKDRTANANTIYGLIIHDNSQSVEKKYTELMKHFQANGTLWGSVTKIIETPLFVSSELTSMIQIADVCAYSIRRYLEKDETDLFNEIYKRADRKDGVKVGIRHYPPSRCKCKICTDHKR; encoded by the coding sequence ATGTATTTCTGTTACGTTGACGAATCTGGAACTTCTGATTTAACTGACAATTCCACCCATTTTGTTTTGGTTGGCATATCAATTCCTGTCTGGGAATGGAAAAAATGCGAAGGCGATATTATAAGTATTAAAGCCAAACATGATTTAGCAAACAAAGAAATTCATACAGCATGGATTCTAAGGGAATATAGAGAACAATTATTAATTCCCGGATTTAAAAGAATGTCAAACACAAGGCGAAGAAGTGAGGTTGAAACAGTAAGGAAAGCAAACCTACATGCATTGCGAACCAATCCCAAAAAGGCAAAGAGCTTAAGTCAGACTAAAAAGAATTATTTACATACTCAGGACTATATCCATTTAACCTTAGAGGAAAGACAGGCATTTATTAAAGAAATTGCTGTCACTATTGGTACGTGGAATTTCGCAAGATTATTTGCAGAATGTATTGATAAGATCAAATGGGATGAGAATAGGGCAAAACAAACTATCGACGAACAATCCTTTGAACAAATAGTCTCAAGATTTGAGAAGTATTTAAAGAATTTATCAAAAGACCGTACCGCAAATGCAAATACTATTTATGGATTAATTATTCATGATAATAGTCAATCAGTTGAGAAGAAATATACTGAGTTAATGAAACATTTTCAGGCAAATGGTACATTATGGGGAAGTGTTACAAAAATCATTGAGACTCCATTATTTGTTAGTTCTGAGCTAACAAGTATGATACAAATAGCCGATGTGTGTGCCTATTCAATAAGAAGGTACCTTGAAAAAGATGAGACTGATCTTTTTAATGAAATCTACAAAAGAGCTGATAGAAAAGATGGAGTTAAGGTAGGTATAAGGCATTACCCACCTTCAAGATGTAAATGCAAAATTTGCACTGACCATAAACGGTGA
- a CDS encoding outer membrane beta-barrel protein: MFCKEVSDSTRSRTKASLGIRGGLNLSYLNSIKDPSGPPMGSSHYDLEGNRLSAGFSSGFFLDFKSEDNFSIEPQINFIYITHEANLTVVRRYQSGVYSYNDRFSSFIMQICILPKFAVGKKHNFKIMYGPFVKFPLITTSNSSTGDGFQIGVGQIACLRLDAQAKSGVIGFDFRVGSDLASSQNFRETSLTLGLSYVFGLKK, from the coding sequence ATGTTCTGTAAAGAAGTATCTGACAGTACAAGATCAAGAACAAAGGCATCATTAGGAATACGTGGTGGATTAAATTTGTCATACCTTAATTCAATTAAAGATCCCAGTGGACCACCGATGGGTTCTTCGCATTACGATTTGGAAGGAAACAGACTCAGCGCAGGATTTAGCAGTGGATTTTTTCTTGATTTTAAAAGTGAAGACAATTTTTCAATTGAGCCTCAGATTAATTTTATTTATATCACTCATGAGGCTAATCTAACTGTAGTCAGGAGGTATCAATCAGGAGTTTATAGTTATAATGATAGGTTTTCATCTTTTATTATGCAGATTTGTATTCTTCCGAAATTTGCTGTAGGTAAGAAACACAATTTTAAAATTATGTATGGTCCTTTCGTCAAATTTCCACTAATTACAACAAGTAACAGCAGCACAGGAGATGGATTTCAAATCGGTGTTGGACAAATTGCCTGCCTTAGACTTGACGCACAGGCAAAATCAGGTGTTATAGGTTTTGATTTCAGAGTTGGATCTGATTTAGCTTCATCGCAGAATTTCAGAGAAACATCATTAACCCTGGGCTTATCATATGTTTTTGGATTGAAAAAATAA
- the tnpA gene encoding IS200/IS605 family transposase gives MANTYTQITIQVVFAVKHRECILKKQHRNEIYKYITGILTNKNHKLLAINGVSDHIHILFGLNPSVALSDIVRDVKNNSSKFINEKKWINGHFEWQSGYGGFSYSRSQRPDVISYIENQEIHHKKHTFRTEYLDILNTFEIDFEEQYVFDFFEVTDDDQ, from the coding sequence ATGGCAAATACTTACACCCAAATTACAATACAAGTTGTTTTCGCAGTGAAACATCGTGAATGCATTCTAAAAAAGCAGCATCGCAATGAGATTTATAAATACATAACTGGGATTCTTACTAATAAAAATCATAAACTTCTTGCAATAAATGGGGTGTCTGATCACATTCATATTCTATTTGGACTGAATCCATCTGTAGCTTTGTCAGACATTGTCAGGGATGTTAAAAACAACTCATCAAAATTTATTAATGAGAAAAAATGGATAAATGGACACTTTGAATGGCAATCTGGTTATGGTGGATTTTCATATTCTAGATCTCAGCGGCCAGATGTTATCTCATATATTGAAAATCAGGAGATACATCATAAAAAACACACATTCAGAACAGAGTATTTAGATATACTTAACACATTTGAAATTGATTTTGAAGAACAATATGTATTTGATTTTTTTGAAGTTACGGATGATGATCAATAG
- a CDS encoding MBL fold metallo-hydrolase: MALNFCSLSSGSSGNCYYIGNDFHGILIDAGISATSIRKFLRNMNIPMDSIMGILVTHNHIDHIKGLEVLTRKNHIPAFTTRKIWDSILSPHKKISIDCIREIPMQEPFNLANFYIEAFPVNHDAPETIGFQISAGGKKITIATDLGHICQTSAPYIKDANLLVIESNYDEQMLENGRYPYFLKERIRSNNGHLGNLQTSSFLADIFNDSINHICLAHLSKNNNTPEKALDTLHKTFSQRDIVIKSHQQISILNRNVPNEMISLDEEMI, from the coding sequence ATGGCATTGAATTTTTGCAGTCTGAGCAGCGGAAGCAGCGGAAACTGTTATTACATCGGTAACGATTTCCATGGTATATTAATCGATGCGGGGATATCAGCAACTTCTATTCGTAAGTTCCTGAGGAATATGAATATTCCTATGGACTCAATTATGGGTATTCTTGTAACTCACAATCACATAGACCATATTAAGGGACTGGAAGTACTAACCAGAAAGAATCACATCCCTGCTTTTACTACTCGCAAAATCTGGGATAGCATTCTGTCGCCGCATAAAAAGATATCGATCGACTGTATCCGTGAAATTCCGATGCAGGAACCATTCAATCTTGCAAATTTTTATATCGAAGCTTTTCCTGTTAACCATGATGCCCCTGAAACTATCGGATTCCAAATAAGTGCCGGAGGTAAGAAAATTACTATCGCTACTGACCTTGGACATATCTGTCAGACGTCTGCACCTTATATAAAAGATGCAAACCTGCTCGTTATTGAGTCAAATTATGACGAGCAGATGCTTGAAAATGGAAGATATCCATATTTTCTTAAAGAAAGGATACGCTCAAATAACGGACATTTAGGCAATCTCCAGACTTCATCTTTCCTGGCGGACATTTTTAATGACTCTATAAATCACATCTGCCTAGCTCATTTGAGCAAAAATAATAACACGCCGGAGAAAGCACTTGATACTCTGCATAAAACTTTTTCTCAAAGAGATATTGTAATTAAAAGTCATCAGCAGATCTCAATTCTGAACCGTAATGTTCCGAATGAAATGATCAGTCTGGATGAAGAAATGATCTGA
- a CDS encoding DeoR/GlpR transcriptional regulator — MLNERQNRILKLLSRNDLTTVNELASKLNVSSVTIRQDLNFLEAEGLLRRVHGGAVLEDAEDLTNRLGFNYEKKLRIARKAAELVNDGETVLIESGSTNVLLARELVKKKNVTLITTNVFIARQFRKNEPANVILLGGLYQQESESMVGKITKVCLDQINFDKAFIGIDGYTSIAGFTLRDLFRAEISSYIIKKSTNTTIISDSSKFGKTELTNICYHVDIHHVVTDSELDKTYVDEFKKAGLDLLLA; from the coding sequence ATGCTGAACGAAAGGCAAAATAGAATTCTGAAACTGCTTAGCCGCAATGATCTTACAACGGTTAATGAACTGGCTTCAAAGCTTAATGTATCATCAGTTACCATAAGGCAGGATCTTAACTTTCTTGAGGCAGAAGGGTTGTTGCGAAGGGTTCATGGCGGAGCAGTCCTTGAAGATGCTGAGGACCTGACTAACCGGCTTGGATTCAACTATGAAAAGAAACTTAGGATTGCCCGTAAGGCTGCTGAACTCGTTAATGATGGTGAGACTGTTTTAATAGAATCAGGGTCGACAAATGTCCTGCTGGCCAGGGAACTTGTTAAGAAGAAAAACGTGACCCTGATAACAACGAATGTATTCATTGCCAGGCAATTCAGGAAAAATGAACCTGCAAATGTCATATTGCTAGGAGGCTTGTATCAGCAGGAGAGTGAGAGTATGGTCGGGAAGATCACAAAAGTTTGCCTTGATCAGATCAACTTTGACAAGGCGTTCATTGGAATTGACGGATATACTTCTATAGCAGGATTTACTTTGAGGGATCTGTTCAGGGCTGAGATTTCGAGTTATATTATTAAAAAATCAACAAACACCACAATAATATCAGATTCAAGCAAATTCGGAAAAACAGAATTGACAAATATCTGTTATCACGTTGATATACATCATGTTGTTACTGACAGTGAACTTGATAAGACTTATGTTGACGAATTTAAAAAAGCAGGGTTAGATCTTTTGCTTGCCTGA
- a CDS encoding ROK family protein, giving the protein MKKILCGVDIGGTKLSVALVTTEGEIIDKCIDCGHVDKTEGGMVDQIKETIKTILNKSKLDESDLLGIGIGCAGHIRFRDGVIITTSNLKGYKNYPLRDAVQAGFKVPVILDNDANAQAYGEYKFGAGKGFNDMVFLTISTGIGAGIIINKQLYRGVTGTAGEFGHTIIEPDSELKCTCGNNGCLMAVACGMALPYLYKQKLDNGMVTTLQLSPGFDYKKVDGKLLKLGLDIDDPVSKAIILDSGRYLGIGLYNIFQALNPPLIVLGGGLLSWGDFYLDQIRKTFYDLAGDMIFDPIEIKVSDIGPDAGVIGAASLALELC; this is encoded by the coding sequence ATGAAAAAAATCCTTTGTGGCGTTGATATTGGCGGTACCAAACTCTCTGTTGCACTTGTAACTACAGAAGGGGAGATAATAGATAAATGTATCGATTGCGGTCATGTTGATAAGACAGAAGGCGGGATGGTAGATCAGATCAAGGAGACTATCAAAACTATACTCAATAAAAGCAAGTTGGACGAGTCTGACCTGCTTGGGATTGGAATCGGTTGTGCCGGACATATCCGTTTCAGGGATGGTGTGATTATTACTACTTCAAACCTTAAGGGATACAAGAATTATCCTCTGCGCGATGCTGTTCAAGCCGGATTTAAAGTACCGGTAATCCTTGATAATGATGCAAATGCACAGGCATACGGGGAATACAAGTTCGGAGCCGGGAAAGGATTCAATGATATGGTTTTCCTCACAATCAGCACCGGTATAGGTGCCGGAATAATAATAAACAAACAGTTATACCGTGGAGTAACAGGCACTGCTGGCGAATTTGGTCATACAATCATAGAGCCCGACAGTGAACTGAAATGTACCTGTGGCAATAATGGCTGCCTTATGGCAGTAGCATGCGGAATGGCGCTGCCATATCTTTATAAGCAGAAGCTTGATAATGGGATGGTTACAACTCTTCAGCTGTCTCCGGGTTTTGACTATAAAAAGGTTGATGGAAAACTTCTTAAGCTCGGATTGGATATTGATGATCCGGTGTCGAAGGCAATAATACTCGATAGCGGCAGATACCTCGGGATTGGACTTTACAATATCTTTCAGGCTTTGAATCCGCCACTTATTGTCCTTGGAGGAGGACTCCTTAGCTGGGGCGATTTTTATCTTGATCAGATCAGGAAGACCTTTTATGATCTGGCAGGAGATATGATTTTCGATCCGATTGAAATAAAGGTATCTGATATTGGTCCGGATGCCGGAGTTATAGGAGCAGCCTCACTAGCCCTTGAATTATGCTGA
- a CDS encoding glycyl radical protein, giving the protein MLQGTKPVELSERISALREKVLRIKPSVCTERARFYTEAYEENADKPVIIRRAIALEKTLSGMTIFIDEGELIVGNQSSQHRAAPIFPEYAVDWLPEEMDGLDKRPGDAFFITEEHKKELVEIAAWWKGKVLYDKGRALMSQELRDIHDASIIKATGNLTSGDAHIAVDFYKILSSGLNGYLDEIEHFHNQVNLLEPDGERKDHFYNALTISIKAFQSFILRFHKLAIELSKSEKNHARMEELLTIAANCKTISAQPPQNFWQALQLVWFVQLVLQIESNGHSVSLGRLDQYLYPFYKKDSLSGKISDEFVSELLENTWIKLLTINKIRPWSHTRFSAGGPLYQNVTIGGQTTDGKDAVNELSFLILSSVGKMKLTQPNLSVRFHKNINDSFLSECINIIGKGFGMPAFNNDEIVIPELIKLGVEKDDAYNYSAIGCIEIAVPGKWGYRCTGMSFLNMMRVFLASMYDGLDKYSGKTFQKGTGNFVDFKSFEEVQNAWRKQIKFYAAKTIEIDAAIDTAIEEHVPDILCSAFVDSCISRGKTIKEGGSKYDFVSGLQVGIANLGNSLAAIKKLVFEEKKITQQQLIDSIESDFEGKEGEKIRYLLLNYAPKYGNDDDYVDLLLKDAYLDFINELDQYHTTRFNRGPVGCRYYAGTSSISANVPNGSVVPATPDGRKAYTPVAEGSSPSSGTDMLGPTAVFKSVSKLPTSKIMGGVLLNQKLSPASLSTDSDKNKLKSMLRTFFADLKGWHVQYNIVSRETLLAAKKDPENYRDLIVRVAGYCAFFTTLSPDTQDDIIARTEQSL; this is encoded by the coding sequence ATGTTACAAGGCACAAAACCTGTTGAGTTATCTGAACGAATTTCAGCTTTAAGGGAAAAAGTTCTCAGGATTAAACCTTCCGTGTGCACCGAAAGAGCCCGGTTTTATACCGAAGCTTATGAGGAGAACGCAGACAAACCTGTAATAATCCGGAGGGCAATAGCACTTGAGAAGACTTTAAGTGGAATGACAATCTTCATCGATGAAGGCGAATTGATAGTCGGCAACCAGTCATCGCAGCACAGAGCTGCTCCCATTTTTCCTGAATATGCTGTCGACTGGCTGCCTGAAGAGATGGATGGACTTGATAAACGTCCGGGAGACGCGTTTTTTATCACAGAAGAACACAAAAAAGAGCTTGTTGAAATAGCAGCCTGGTGGAAGGGTAAGGTGCTCTACGATAAAGGCCGTGCACTTATGTCGCAGGAATTGCGAGATATTCACGATGCTTCAATCATAAAGGCTACGGGTAATCTCACTTCAGGTGATGCGCATATAGCTGTCGATTTTTACAAAATTCTTTCATCAGGTTTAAATGGATATCTTGATGAAATTGAACATTTTCACAATCAGGTAAATCTACTTGAACCGGATGGTGAAAGAAAAGACCATTTCTATAATGCATTAACAATCAGCATAAAAGCTTTTCAATCGTTTATTCTCAGATTTCATAAACTTGCAATTGAACTGAGTAAGTCAGAAAAGAACCATGCAAGAATGGAAGAGCTCTTGACAATAGCAGCTAACTGCAAAACAATCTCAGCACAGCCTCCTCAGAATTTCTGGCAGGCTCTGCAGCTTGTTTGGTTCGTTCAACTTGTTCTGCAGATCGAGAGCAACGGTCACTCCGTATCACTTGGACGCCTCGACCAGTATCTGTATCCCTTCTATAAAAAGGATTCTCTTTCAGGTAAAATCTCAGATGAATTTGTATCAGAATTGCTCGAAAACACATGGATCAAGCTTCTTACTATCAATAAAATACGTCCGTGGTCGCATACCCGTTTCTCTGCAGGCGGACCTCTTTATCAGAATGTAACTATCGGCGGACAAACAACCGACGGGAAGGATGCCGTTAATGAGCTTAGTTTTCTGATTCTGAGCTCGGTTGGCAAAATGAAACTTACACAGCCAAATCTTTCTGTAAGATTTCATAAGAATATAAATGATTCATTTCTGAGTGAGTGCATTAATATCATCGGAAAGGGTTTTGGAATGCCTGCTTTCAATAACGACGAAATTGTGATACCGGAACTGATTAAGCTTGGAGTTGAAAAAGATGATGCATATAATTATTCTGCAATAGGCTGCATTGAGATAGCTGTCCCGGGTAAATGGGGTTATCGCTGCACAGGGATGAGCTTCCTTAATATGATGAGGGTTTTTCTTGCATCGATGTATGACGGACTCGATAAATATTCCGGCAAAACATTCCAGAAGGGAACCGGAAATTTCGTTGATTTTAAGTCATTTGAAGAGGTGCAGAATGCCTGGAGAAAACAGATAAAATTCTATGCTGCCAAGACAATAGAAATTGATGCAGCAATTGATACAGCAATAGAGGAGCATGTTCCGGATATTCTTTGTTCAGCTTTTGTTGACAGCTGTATAAGCAGGGGAAAAACTATAAAAGAGGGCGGCTCGAAGTACGATTTTGTATCAGGTCTTCAGGTAGGCATAGCTAATCTTGGCAACTCGCTTGCAGCCATTAAGAAGCTTGTTTTCGAAGAAAAGAAGATCACTCAGCAGCAGCTTATTGACTCGATTGAATCTGATTTTGAAGGAAAAGAAGGGGAGAAGATCCGATATTTGCTGCTGAATTATGCACCCAAGTACGGCAACGACGATGATTATGTTGACCTGCTTCTTAAAGACGCCTATCTCGACTTCATTAATGAACTGGATCAGTACCATACCACCCGTTTCAACAGAGGGCCTGTAGGATGCAGGTATTACGCCGGAACCAGCAGTATTTCTGCTAATGTACCAAACGGATCAGTTGTTCCGGCTACTCCCGACGGACGTAAAGCATATACTCCTGTTGCCGAGGGAAGCTCACCCTCATCAGGAACTGATATGCTTGGACCAACTGCTGTTTTCAAATCAGTATCTAAACTGCCAACATCAAAAATAATGGGAGGGGTGCTGCTTAATCAGAAACTTTCACCGGCATCATTGAGCACTGATTCAGATAAGAATAAGCTGAAATCGATGCTCCGTACGTTTTTCGCAGATCTGAAAGGATGGCATGTGCAGTACAATATTGTTTCAAGAGAGACTCTGCTTGCAGCCAAAAAAGATCCAGAAAACTACCGCGACCTGATAGTAAGGGTAGCAGGTTATTGTGCTTTTTTTACTACATTGTCTCCTGATACACAGGACGATATTATAGCCCGTACAGAACAATCTTTATAA